A region of Epinephelus fuscoguttatus linkage group LG1, E.fuscoguttatus.final_Chr_v1 DNA encodes the following proteins:
- the sdc4 gene encoding syndecan-4 isoform X1, translated as MLNLCLVLILSASVFSESQVRETETWMPMKTTQTVAMSTHHDGLESSGDSPNGSDFGFSDDEDDENDKYDQDDDDYYPLYDDEDEEEYDEFSGSGDGATTASPGRESKPSVKPDVNDNKIPEVERPVQPTVDEVAVVQNSNEIPILRNEAEPSEEHPSNVLMSHASDDSVFNKTEVLAALIAGGAVGLMFAVLLILLLIYRMKKKDEGSYDLGKKPIYKKAPTTEIYA; from the exons CAGGTGAGGGAGACGGAGACATGGATGCCCATGAAGACGACACAGACGGTCGCCATGTCAACGCACCATGATGGCCTGGAGTCATCAGGAGACTCCCCTAACGGCTCAGACTTCGGCTTCTCGGACGACGAAGACGACGAAAACGACAAATATGAtcaagatgatgatgattattacCCGCTGTACGATgacgaggatgaggaggagtaCGACGAGTTCTCTGGATCTGGTGACGGAG CGACAACTGCGTCACCTGGGAGAGAGTCCAAACCATCAGTTAAG CCTGATGTGAACGACAACAAGATCCCAGAGGTTGAGCGCCCGGTGCAGCCGACAGTCGACGAGGTGGCTGTCGTCCAGAACAGTAACGAAATCCCCATACTGAGGAACGAGGCAGAGCCCAGTGAGGAGCACCCCTCCAACGTCCTCATGTCCCACGCCAGTGATGACAGCGTCTTTAACAAGACGGAGGTCCTCGCAG CTCTGATCGCGGGCGGCGCCGTCGGCCTGATGTTCGctgtcctcctcatcctcctcctcatctacCGCATGAAGAAGAAGGACGAGGGCAGCTACGACTTGGGGAAGAAGCCCATCTACAAGAAAGCCCCCACCACAGAGATCTACGCATAG
- the sdc4 gene encoding syndecan-4 isoform X2, with protein sequence MLNLCLVLILSASVFSESVRETETWMPMKTTQTVAMSTHHDGLESSGDSPNGSDFGFSDDEDDENDKYDQDDDDYYPLYDDEDEEEYDEFSGSGDGATTASPGRESKPSVKPDVNDNKIPEVERPVQPTVDEVAVVQNSNEIPILRNEAEPSEEHPSNVLMSHASDDSVFNKTEVLAALIAGGAVGLMFAVLLILLLIYRMKKKDEGSYDLGKKPIYKKAPTTEIYA encoded by the exons GTGAGGGAGACGGAGACATGGATGCCCATGAAGACGACACAGACGGTCGCCATGTCAACGCACCATGATGGCCTGGAGTCATCAGGAGACTCCCCTAACGGCTCAGACTTCGGCTTCTCGGACGACGAAGACGACGAAAACGACAAATATGAtcaagatgatgatgattattacCCGCTGTACGATgacgaggatgaggaggagtaCGACGAGTTCTCTGGATCTGGTGACGGAG CGACAACTGCGTCACCTGGGAGAGAGTCCAAACCATCAGTTAAG CCTGATGTGAACGACAACAAGATCCCAGAGGTTGAGCGCCCGGTGCAGCCGACAGTCGACGAGGTGGCTGTCGTCCAGAACAGTAACGAAATCCCCATACTGAGGAACGAGGCAGAGCCCAGTGAGGAGCACCCCTCCAACGTCCTCATGTCCCACGCCAGTGATGACAGCGTCTTTAACAAGACGGAGGTCCTCGCAG CTCTGATCGCGGGCGGCGCCGTCGGCCTGATGTTCGctgtcctcctcatcctcctcctcatctacCGCATGAAGAAGAAGGACGAGGGCAGCTACGACTTGGGGAAGAAGCCCATCTACAAGAAAGCCCCCACCACAGAGATCTACGCATAG